A genomic segment from Saprospiraceae bacterium encodes:
- a CDS encoding response regulator transcription factor: MQPITLVIYEDNAFLRTSLQDSLALLDDMQVVGAFENCNEVVEQIKSLRPNVVLMDIGMPGINGLEGLKLIRKNIPGTLVMMLTVFEDNDNIFEAICHGASGYLLKSASTQKIVESIRDLASGGAPMTPSIAKKVLTLFHKLTIPAEDQYGLSQREKEVLDLLTSGFSYKMIAEKCFISLETVRSHIKKIYEKLQVHSATEAASKISMKKYT; this comes from the coding sequence ATGCAACCCATCACACTTGTTATTTATGAAGACAATGCATTCTTGCGGACCAGTTTGCAAGATAGCCTTGCTCTTCTTGATGACATGCAGGTAGTTGGTGCGTTTGAAAATTGCAATGAAGTGGTTGAACAAATTAAATCATTAAGGCCGAATGTTGTACTTATGGACATTGGGATGCCAGGGATTAATGGCTTGGAAGGACTCAAATTGATCCGGAAAAATATTCCGGGTACTTTAGTAATGATGTTGACCGTATTTGAAGACAATGACAATATTTTTGAAGCAATATGCCACGGTGCTTCAGGATATTTACTTAAAAGTGCGTCAACACAGAAAATCGTTGAATCTATCAGGGATCTAGCAAGCGGTGGAGCTCCGATGACGCCTTCGATTGCAAAAAAAGTATTGACCTTGTTTCATAAGCTAACAATACCTGCTGAAGATCAATATGGACTCAGTCAACGTGAAAAAGAAGTATTGGATTTGCTAACATCCGGTTTTAGCTATAAAATGATTGCTGAAAAGTGCTTTATTTCTCTGGAAACGGTTCGATCACATATTAAAAAAATTTATGAGAAACTTCAGGTACATTCCGCGACCGAAGCTGCTTCAAAAATCTCGATGAAAAAATATACTTAG
- a CDS encoding TerC family protein — protein MTNEIWLWGGFVLFIILMLALDLGVFHKENHEIKLKEALMWTMFWVSLALIFNIGIYHFMGSEKALQFLTGYLIEESLSIDNVFVFMLIFSYFKVPPKYQHKILFWGILGAMLMRITFILSGILLIEKFHWIIFVFGGFLVITGIRLAFQDEISIKPDSNPVIRLFKRYFRITDTYHKDKFFIRENGVLVATPMMIVLIFIEVSDLIFAVDSIPAILAITSDPFIVFTSNVFAILGLRSLFFAISAISKYFIYLKYGLAAILTYVGTKMLVSDYYKIDPLYSLLVILAILSLSIFASMLAVNKKL, from the coding sequence ATGACTAATGAAATTTGGTTATGGGGTGGATTCGTCCTATTTATTATTTTGATGTTAGCCTTGGATTTAGGCGTTTTCCACAAAGAAAATCACGAAATTAAATTAAAAGAAGCCTTGATGTGGACCATGTTTTGGGTCAGTCTGGCTTTGATATTTAATATAGGAATCTACCACTTCATGGGGAGTGAAAAGGCACTCCAGTTTCTCACTGGGTACCTGATTGAAGAGTCATTATCAATTGATAATGTGTTTGTCTTTATGTTGATTTTTTCTTACTTTAAAGTCCCCCCAAAATATCAACATAAAATCTTGTTTTGGGGCATTTTGGGTGCCATGTTGATGCGTATAACATTTATACTTTCAGGCATCCTTTTGATTGAAAAATTTCATTGGATCATTTTTGTTTTTGGAGGTTTTTTAGTCATCACGGGCATTCGATTAGCATTTCAGGATGAAATTTCAATTAAACCAGATTCAAACCCGGTCATCAGATTATTTAAAAGATATTTTAGAATTACGGACACTTATCATAAAGATAAATTTTTCATTCGTGAAAATGGGGTATTGGTAGCAACACCAATGATGATAGTTCTTATATTTATTGAGGTTTCAGATTTGATTTTTGCTGTAGATAGTATTCCAGCCATTTTAGCCATTACGTCCGATCCATTTATTGTATTTACTTCAAATGTGTTTGCTATTTTAGGATTGCGTTCGCTATTCTTTGCGATATCTGCAATTTCAAAATACTTTATTTATTTAAAATATGGTTTGGCAGCAATATTAACCTATGTTGGAACGAAGATGTTGGTATCAGATTATTATAAAATTGATCCGCTCTATTCCTTATTGGTGATCTTGGCCATTTTATCCTTGTCAATTTTTGCATCCATGCTTGCAGTAAATAAGAAATTATAA
- a CDS encoding phosphatase PAP2 family protein: MKRIFLFTIVLLLGLLQSCNEDLAEPEINYKTSDFPADVAIEWINLERTLVKTTPGFSPPVAARSYGYAALALYESVVAGIRENRSYLGLISEYNNPGFKIENGKTYHWELVANSCMADMMRNLFKTSSASNKDLIDQLEQKYISKNISNDSVTINRSIQFGKKVAEAIYSYAKSDGKEEAYANNFPDYTIPSGPDKWEPTSPTNLIPLQAYWGSVRPFLAPDADNSLIQNFPPLSFSIDSKSLFYLQAQEVYIYSLNLDAEAIKIAKFWSDDPGITATPPGHSMSIAAIILNNENANLAEAAEVFSKIGLAVHDAFISCWKSKYIYNLLRPVSYIKKYIDPNFTTLLSTPPFPEHTSGHSVQTAAAMTVLESYYGSNYSFTDITHQDRSDIDGSPRNFTSFKACAAEAAISRLYGGIHYRHAIDKGIEQGTIIGNNIARINLKK; this comes from the coding sequence ATGAAACGCATATTTTTATTTACTATCGTCCTACTTTTAGGACTTCTGCAATCTTGCAATGAAGATTTGGCAGAACCGGAAATAAACTATAAAACCTCCGATTTTCCTGCAGATGTTGCCATCGAATGGATCAATTTGGAACGAACACTGGTTAAAACCACTCCTGGCTTTTCACCACCCGTGGCTGCGAGGTCATATGGGTATGCTGCGCTGGCTCTATATGAATCGGTCGTAGCTGGTATCCGTGAAAATCGCTCTTACCTGGGCTTAATTTCAGAATATAACAACCCGGGATTTAAGATTGAAAATGGAAAAACTTACCATTGGGAATTGGTAGCTAATTCGTGCATGGCCGACATGATGCGTAATCTATTTAAAACCAGTTCAGCTTCAAATAAAGATTTAATAGATCAACTGGAGCAAAAATACATATCAAAAAACATATCTAATGATTCAGTTACCATAAACCGATCCATCCAATTTGGCAAAAAAGTAGCTGAAGCCATTTATAGTTATGCCAAATCAGACGGCAAGGAGGAAGCGTACGCAAACAATTTCCCAGACTATACGATTCCCAGCGGTCCTGATAAATGGGAGCCAACGTCCCCAACCAACCTAATACCATTACAAGCTTATTGGGGTTCCGTTAGACCCTTTTTAGCTCCCGATGCAGATAATAGTTTGATACAAAATTTTCCTCCTTTAAGCTTTTCAATTGATTCTAAAAGTCTATTTTATTTGCAGGCACAGGAAGTTTATATCTATAGTTTAAATTTAGATGCTGAAGCTATTAAAATTGCAAAATTCTGGAGTGATGACCCAGGGATAACCGCAACGCCTCCTGGACATTCCATGTCAATTGCAGCCATTATTTTGAATAATGAAAATGCTAATTTAGCTGAAGCTGCTGAAGTTTTTTCCAAAATTGGACTAGCTGTGCATGATGCATTTATATCTTGTTGGAAATCTAAATACATTTACAATTTACTCAGACCTGTAAGCTATATTAAAAAATATATAGATCCTAATTTTACTACTTTATTAAGTACTCCACCCTTTCCAGAGCATACAAGCGGTCATTCGGTGCAAACTGCTGCTGCTATGACTGTTTTAGAATCCTACTATGGTTCAAATTATAGCTTTACAGACATTACACATCAGGACCGATCAGATATAGACGGCAGTCCGAGAAATTTTACATCTTTTAAAGCCTGTGCTGCAGAAGCTGCAATTTCAAGATTATATGGTGGCATTCATTACAGGCATGCAATCGATAAAGGGATTGAACAAGGGACTATTATTGGAAATAATATTGCACGAATTAATTTAAAAAAATAA
- a CDS encoding 4'-phosphopantetheinyl transferase superfamily protein: MPIFQHIKTINEADIYIWKIEEPATFFLNEVFWEERQINWLDTIHPSKRLEYLASRFLIFHVAGILDSHLYKNEAGKIYLKSKQQHISISHSSNFTAVALSKKTIGFDLQCYSEKIFRVAQRFLSKQESAALKSFETIQSLTCAWTVKEAVYKAYGQKGIHFNKQIAIDAIQPKEGIQKTNARLINNQIETHYEIYSQLYSDMCWSLAQEV, encoded by the coding sequence ATGCCTATTTTTCAACATATAAAAACTATAAATGAAGCAGATATTTATATTTGGAAAATTGAGGAGCCTGCAACATTTTTCTTAAATGAAGTTTTTTGGGAAGAAAGACAAATCAATTGGTTGGATACCATCCATCCTTCTAAACGATTAGAATATCTCGCTTCCCGGTTTTTGATTTTTCATGTTGCCGGAATACTTGATAGTCATTTATATAAGAATGAGGCTGGGAAAATTTATCTAAAAAGTAAACAACAACACATTTCTATTTCTCATTCATCAAACTTTACAGCCGTTGCCTTATCAAAAAAAACCATTGGATTCGATTTGCAATGTTATTCAGAAAAGATATTCAGAGTTGCACAAAGATTTTTAAGCAAGCAAGAATCTGCTGCATTAAAATCGTTCGAAACAATTCAAAGTTTAACCTGTGCCTGGACCGTCAAAGAAGCCGTTTATAAAGCCTACGGCCAAAAGGGGATTCATTTTAATAAACAGATAGCAATCGACGCAATCCAACCAAAAGAAGGAATTCAAAAAACAAACGCGCGCTTGATTAATAATCAAATTGAAACACATTATGAAATCTATTCTCAATTATACTCCGACATGTGCTGGTCACTTGCTCAGGAAGTTTGA
- a CDS encoding UbiX family flavin prenyltransferase produces the protein MIDMKLVVAIGGASGSIYARLLLDKLMEMPAMEISMVLSKNASFNWELENENYPLGKYPFQRFENDDYSAPFASGSGKYDAMIICPCSAGQLGRIANGLSDDLISRSADVMLKERKKLVLVFRESPLSLIHIENMRSVTLAGGLICPAIPSFYSKPESMDALAATVSNRALELIGLDTKSFSWGTV, from the coding sequence TTGATTGATATGAAATTAGTAGTCGCAATTGGAGGAGCAAGTGGTTCAATTTATGCAAGATTGTTGCTCGACAAATTAATGGAAATGCCAGCAATGGAAATTTCAATGGTACTGAGTAAAAATGCAAGCTTTAATTGGGAATTGGAAAACGAAAATTATCCGCTTGGAAAATATCCTTTTCAGAGATTTGAAAATGATGATTATTCAGCACCATTTGCAAGTGGTTCAGGAAAATACGATGCAATGATTATTTGTCCTTGTTCTGCTGGCCAGCTTGGAAGAATTGCAAATGGATTGTCTGATGATTTAATCAGCAGGTCTGCAGATGTGATGCTCAAAGAAAGGAAAAAACTGGTTCTTGTTTTTAGAGAAAGTCCCTTAAGTTTAATTCATATCGAAAATATGCGATCTGTTACCTTGGCCGGTGGTTTGATTTGTCCTGCAATTCCATCCTTTTATTCTAAACCAGAATCCATGGATGCACTGGCAGCTACTGTCAGCAATCGGGCATTGGAATTAATTGGATTGGATACAAAGTCATTTAGTTGGGGAACGGTATAA
- a CDS encoding bifunctional folylpolyglutamate synthase/dihydrofolate synthase: protein MNYRETLQYLYDALPMFHRQGKTAYKKDLTNIRALCEALDNPQQKLKCIHIAGTNGKGSVSHMMAAILQAHGYKTGLYVSPHYKDFRERIKINGRYISRSYITHFVEKNMDLFNKVAPSFFEMTVAMAFSYFKKQKVDFAVIETGLGGRLDSTNIIQPLLSIITNISWDHSDLLGDSLEKIAQEKAGIIKADTPVVIGRKQIESAPVFNHMAKAQHAPIYYAQDHTTIHSVEGPKGLDRISFEIDGIEMVVKPSLNGIYQLENINTVLSACQVLNAFKIVQLESSKIAIGIEKTSELTCMVGRWQQIASNPDVFVDSAHNEDGIKYLVRQIEGIHFNKLHFICGFVKDKPIDKVLVQLPKDASYYFVKASIPRALDEQELQQQAKAYGLSGSCYSKPKQALRAARKHAKKEDLIVVSGSIFVVGEFL, encoded by the coding sequence ATGAACTATAGAGAAACCCTTCAATACCTGTATGATGCCTTGCCTATGTTTCATAGACAAGGGAAAACAGCCTATAAAAAAGATCTTACCAACATTCGGGCTTTATGTGAAGCATTGGATAATCCGCAACAAAAATTAAAATGCATTCACATAGCAGGAACGAATGGCAAAGGTTCCGTATCACACATGATGGCAGCTATATTGCAGGCTCATGGTTACAAAACAGGATTATACGTATCGCCTCATTACAAAGATTTTAGGGAGCGTATTAAAATCAATGGGCGCTATATTTCGCGAAGCTACATTACGCATTTTGTAGAAAAAAATATGGATTTGTTTAATAAGGTGGCCCCCTCGTTTTTTGAGATGACAGTGGCAATGGCCTTTTCCTATTTTAAAAAGCAAAAAGTTGACTTTGCAGTTATAGAAACCGGTTTAGGAGGACGCTTGGATTCAACAAATATTATACAACCGCTATTAAGTATTATTACAAATATCAGTTGGGACCATAGCGACTTATTGGGAGATAGCCTTGAAAAAATAGCCCAGGAAAAAGCCGGTATCATTAAAGCGGATACACCGGTAGTTATTGGCAGAAAGCAAATAGAATCAGCACCTGTTTTTAATCACATGGCAAAAGCACAACATGCACCCATTTACTATGCTCAGGATCATACAACGATTCATAGCGTAGAAGGTCCAAAGGGTCTGGATCGCATAAGCTTTGAAATAGATGGAATCGAGATGGTTGTCAAACCCTCCTTGAATGGCATTTATCAATTGGAAAATATTAATACCGTATTATCAGCATGTCAGGTATTAAATGCTTTTAAAATTGTCCAGCTGGAATCTAGTAAAATTGCAATTGGTATCGAGAAGACCAGTGAATTAACTTGTATGGTTGGAAGATGGCAACAAATTGCGAGTAATCCGGATGTTTTTGTTGATAGTGCCCACAATGAAGATGGGATAAAATATTTAGTTCGTCAAATAGAAGGAATCCATTTCAACAAACTGCATTTTATTTGTGGTTTTGTAAAGGATAAACCAATTGATAAAGTACTTGTTCAGTTACCTAAGGATGCTTCCTATTATTTTGTCAAGGCTTCGATTCCACGGGCGTTGGATGAACAGGAGCTTCAGCAACAAGCAAAAGCGTATGGTTTATCCGGAAGCTGTTATAGCAAGCCAAAGCAAGCTTTACGAGCTGCAAGAAAACATGCTAAAAAGGAGGATCTGATAGTAGTGAGTGGAAGTATTTTTGTTGTAGGTGAATTCTTATAA
- a CDS encoding T9SS type A sorting domain-containing protein, producing the protein MLKNIFLTFTLSVLVNLSFAQEQPGRIYFDSNAPEFIHLIFRPLPNVFLVEKAYTEYYKDREFVKNSYTQYYKLWMHWAQKFMDSNGNIYIPTPHETLTEESIRLQLRKNNTIHRAPAANWKFVGPSKTYHTDGITKVTWQTNVYSMDIAPSDSTILYAGGESGGLWKTTDLGKNWQLTTSNILHDAFGAVRIHPKNPDTVFAATSGKIIKTNDGGKTWSTVYSESGLWVNDLAIKPTNGQIILAASNKGMLQSVNGGLNWKKAFTEECWTVKFKLNAPTTSFCVRLNGALSDFMKSTNEGQSWTSVSPIWSNPGGGESVTGAHIAQCPSNAKKIYVYLCGTGGTLNGYVGVFVSSDDGLIWTNTNPLGMVGGTYTIPTHTNLMANNGTTGFNQGFYDMAIVVNPKNENELIAGGTSWFKSTDGGASWNSLGGYVGNLPWSHPDIQCLAARGSDLWIGSDGGINYSKDFGLTSEARMDGISGADLWGFDSGWNEDILVGGRYHNGNMAWHESFPANTYYRMGGAEAATGYVNPGPGRKTYFSDIGGYALKSGLQNGVSYFPVGLFPNESYAYYANSQMTWHPQCWNIIYLGRENKIWKSTDGGATFQLLYTFPGNTTNTVFEIEVSRSNPDIIYCSQWDGTDDSMWRSSDGGMSWKKLTPLPLPNNNDRVKMSLSASNPNELWVALTYGSNGKKIYKTIDGGLSWINLTTSKLDNVTISDILHQQGTQGGVYLGTKRGVYYRNDLMTEWEAYSDGLPVSAETNRLKPFYRDGKIRNGCWGFGVWETDLYENSTVIPQAMANKLESFCIRDTFYFDDYSNVNHTGASWTWNIADAQYLTGQNTRTPKVIFKSVGVKQIIMNLNTPSGNFKDTMYVRVNNECEKDSLPGNALSLNGSNAYAQIPAFGIKSNTFTMMAWVKSTATQRDFAGILFMRGGSSTSGLSVLTNGDLRYHWNDNGYNWVSKARLIPGVWTHLALVVTPNSLTIYKDGVAYTQSGVFDPSNFDSPITIGADLNGGNRFFIGEIDEVCVYNRSLSISEIREIMHLSRTHTANPGLLSYFQFNEGPVKILDKENSFHGSLGGNAVLIPSTAPIGPGTSLRMDIRTKGIYPFGLTGLTIETEDSGVFPNGELCVSRINYIPPTNFNPDNRPVSNSYWILHNYGSNLSHTPFKILSFDNIGLVRAQTQANELNLFKRGPNEDTASWVLAINGSSLQSGPNASAQFTKTKVQESSQLLISKTAGDTIVVGVKNPVRNVSQTLIEISPNPLNSQDPLSIKTNMEGEIVAKLMDDRGRILKIIKFKNNCETRIPELKPGTYLLSFESKNQLVFKKLLVIE; encoded by the coding sequence ATGTTAAAAAATATCTTTCTCACTTTTACATTGTCTGTATTGGTGAATCTGAGCTTTGCTCAGGAACAGCCCGGACGCATATACTTTGATTCCAACGCTCCGGAATTCATTCATTTGATTTTTAGACCCTTGCCAAATGTTTTTTTAGTTGAAAAAGCATATACGGAATATTATAAAGACCGTGAATTTGTTAAAAACTCCTACACACAATATTACAAATTGTGGATGCATTGGGCACAAAAGTTTATGGATTCCAATGGAAACATTTACATCCCAACACCCCATGAAACACTTACTGAAGAAAGCATTCGATTGCAACTTCGAAAAAACAATACCATTCATAGAGCACCTGCAGCCAATTGGAAATTTGTAGGTCCTTCAAAAACTTATCATACAGATGGAATTACAAAAGTAACCTGGCAAACAAATGTCTATTCAATGGATATTGCTCCAAGCGACTCTACAATTTTGTATGCAGGAGGAGAAAGTGGTGGACTTTGGAAAACAACCGATCTTGGGAAAAACTGGCAATTGACGACTTCCAATATCTTACACGATGCATTTGGAGCTGTTCGAATACATCCTAAAAATCCTGATACCGTATTCGCTGCAACCAGCGGGAAAATTATTAAAACAAATGATGGCGGAAAAACCTGGTCAACGGTCTATTCAGAAAGTGGCTTATGGGTCAATGATCTCGCGATCAAACCAACAAATGGACAAATTATATTAGCTGCAAGCAACAAAGGAATGCTGCAGTCTGTCAATGGCGGATTAAATTGGAAAAAAGCATTTACAGAAGAATGTTGGACCGTAAAATTTAAATTGAATGCACCCACTACAAGTTTTTGTGTTCGTTTAAATGGTGCACTATCCGATTTTATGAAATCCACCAATGAAGGTCAAAGTTGGACCAGCGTTTCTCCAATTTGGTCCAACCCAGGTGGAGGAGAATCCGTTACCGGTGCACACATTGCACAATGTCCAAGCAACGCAAAAAAAATCTACGTTTATTTATGTGGTACCGGTGGTACATTAAATGGCTATGTAGGTGTTTTTGTTAGTTCAGACGACGGACTCATTTGGACCAATACAAATCCTTTGGGAATGGTAGGTGGGACCTATACCATTCCAACCCATACCAATTTGATGGCCAATAATGGAACTACTGGATTCAATCAAGGATTTTATGACATGGCGATTGTTGTAAATCCAAAAAACGAAAATGAATTAATTGCAGGAGGTACTTCTTGGTTTAAAAGTACTGATGGCGGAGCAAGCTGGAATAGTCTTGGAGGCTATGTTGGCAATTTACCATGGAGTCATCCGGACATTCAGTGTTTAGCAGCACGCGGTTCTGATTTATGGATTGGAAGTGATGGTGGTATCAATTATTCAAAAGATTTTGGACTTACCAGTGAAGCGCGAATGGATGGAATTTCAGGTGCTGACCTTTGGGGTTTTGATTCCGGTTGGAATGAAGATATTTTAGTTGGAGGAAGATACCACAATGGAAATATGGCTTGGCATGAATCCTTTCCAGCAAATACCTATTACCGTATGGGTGGAGCAGAAGCTGCTACCGGTTATGTAAATCCGGGACCGGGGCGTAAAACTTATTTTTCTGATATCGGAGGATATGCCCTGAAGTCAGGTTTACAAAATGGAGTTAGTTATTTTCCGGTTGGCCTTTTTCCTAATGAATCGTATGCCTATTACGCAAATAGCCAAATGACCTGGCATCCACAATGTTGGAATATTATTTACTTAGGAAGAGAAAACAAAATCTGGAAAAGCACAGATGGTGGAGCAACCTTCCAGTTGTTATATACGTTTCCGGGAAATACTACAAACACGGTTTTTGAAATCGAGGTTTCAAGAAGTAATCCTGATATTATTTATTGTTCGCAATGGGATGGAACAGATGATTCCATGTGGAGAAGTTCAGATGGAGGGATGTCCTGGAAAAAATTAACTCCGCTTCCGTTACCTAATAATAACGACCGGGTTAAAATGAGTTTAAGTGCAAGCAATCCAAATGAATTATGGGTAGCACTTACTTATGGTTCAAATGGTAAGAAAATTTATAAAACCATTGACGGAGGATTATCCTGGATCAATTTGACAACTTCGAAATTGGATAATGTTACCATTTCGGATATATTACATCAACAGGGTACGCAAGGAGGCGTTTATCTTGGAACAAAACGCGGGGTCTATTATAGAAATGATCTCATGACGGAATGGGAAGCCTATTCAGACGGTTTGCCTGTAAGTGCAGAAACAAATCGATTGAAACCCTTTTACAGAGATGGAAAAATCAGAAATGGTTGTTGGGGATTTGGTGTTTGGGAAACGGATCTCTATGAAAATTCCACTGTGATTCCACAAGCCATGGCAAATAAATTAGAATCATTTTGCATTCGGGATACATTTTATTTTGATGATTATTCTAATGTGAATCATACCGGTGCAAGTTGGACCTGGAACATTGCAGATGCACAATATCTGACAGGACAAAATACAAGAACGCCTAAAGTAATTTTCAAATCAGTAGGTGTTAAGCAAATTATTATGAATTTAAATACACCTTCTGGCAACTTTAAAGATACCATGTATGTAAGGGTAAACAATGAATGCGAAAAAGACAGTTTGCCGGGGAATGCACTTTCCTTAAATGGATCAAATGCATATGCACAAATACCTGCTTTTGGAATTAAATCCAATACGTTTACCATGATGGCATGGGTTAAATCAACTGCAACACAACGAGATTTTGCTGGAATTTTATTTATGCGGGGTGGTAGCTCAACATCTGGTTTAAGTGTATTAACCAATGGAGACCTTCGATACCATTGGAATGATAATGGATACAACTGGGTTTCAAAAGCTCGATTAATTCCTGGGGTTTGGACACATTTAGCTTTGGTAGTTACACCAAATTCACTTACGATTTACAAAGATGGAGTTGCTTATACCCAATCAGGTGTATTCGATCCTTCCAACTTTGATAGTCCGATTACTATTGGAGCAGATCTGAATGGTGGGAATCGTTTTTTTATCGGTGAAATAGACGAAGTATGTGTGTATAATAGGAGTTTAAGCATTTCTGAGATTCGTGAAATCATGCACTTAAGCAGAACCCATACTGCGAATCCTGGATTGCTAAGTTATTTTCAATTCAATGAAGGTCCTGTAAAAATTTTAGATAAAGAAAATTCATTTCACGGATCCCTGGGAGGCAATGCAGTTTTAATTCCATCAACAGCCCCAATTGGTCCGGGTACCAGTTTGCGAATGGACATTCGGACTAAAGGAATTTATCCGTTTGGACTCACAGGTCTTACAATAGAAACAGAAGACAGCGGCGTATTTCCTAATGGAGAATTGTGTGTAAGCCGTATCAATTACATTCCTCCAACAAACTTTAATCCTGACAATAGACCGGTAAGTAATTCATACTGGATCCTTCATAATTATGGATCAAATCTTTCTCACACCCCATTCAAAATCTTGAGTTTTGATAATATTGGTCTGGTTCGGGCACAAACACAGGCAAACGAATTAAATTTATTTAAACGAGGTCCTAATGAAGATACCGCAAGTTGGGTACTTGCAATTAATGGAAGTAGTTTGCAGTCTGGCCCAAACGCATCTGCTCAATTTACTAAAACAAAAGTGCAGGAAAGCAGCCAATTGCTCATCTCTAAAACTGCAGGAGATACTATAGTAGTCGGTGTTAAAAATCCGGTGCGAAATGTAAGTCAGACCTTAATCGAAATTTCTCCTAATCCATTAAATTCACAAGATCCACTATCTATTAAAACGAATATGGAGGGTGAAATTGTTGCAAAACTTATGGACGATCGCGGGAGGATTCTAAAAATTATTAAATTTAAAAACAATTGTGAAACCCGGATTCCAGAACTAAAACCGGGAACGTATTTATTGAGTTTTGAATCAAAGAATCAATTGGTATTTAAAAAATTATTGGTAATCGAATAA
- a CDS encoding leucyl/phenylalanyl-tRNA--protein transferase, whose amino-acid sequence MPVAFLPEFPLYFPHPSQADRHGLLAIGGSLSSERIILAYQNGIFPWYNLGEPIMWWSLSPRLMLDPKQIHVSKSMHRVLNNKSFSVTADKDFEQVMRNCGAIMRQGQNESWIHEEMIQAYINLHQMGIAHSIEVWKSEELVGGIYGLAIGKLFCGESMFSKISNTSKLAMINLANFLSVKKFDWIDCQQESDHMKRMGASVISQGDFLNYLEQNKRNSLVSENWSEEFSNFYQEWTNFRY is encoded by the coding sequence TTGCCGGTTGCCTTTTTACCGGAATTTCCGCTCTACTTTCCCCATCCTTCTCAAGCAGATCGACACGGCTTGCTTGCCATAGGGGGCAGTCTAAGTTCCGAACGAATCATTCTAGCTTATCAAAATGGAATTTTTCCCTGGTATAATTTAGGCGAACCCATCATGTGGTGGAGCTTAAGTCCAAGGTTGATGTTAGACCCCAAACAGATTCATGTTTCAAAAAGTATGCATCGCGTATTAAACAACAAATCATTTTCTGTGACTGCGGATAAAGATTTTGAACAAGTAATGCGGAATTGTGGGGCAATAATGCGTCAGGGTCAAAATGAAAGCTGGATTCATGAAGAAATGATACAGGCTTATATTAATTTGCATCAAATGGGAATTGCGCATTCCATAGAAGTATGGAAATCAGAAGAACTTGTAGGAGGCATCTATGGATTGGCTATTGGAAAATTGTTTTGCGGAGAATCGATGTTCTCTAAAATTTCGAACACTTCAAAACTTGCTATGATAAATTTGGCAAACTTTTTAAGTGTAAAAAAATTTGACTGGATTGATTGCCAGCAGGAATCAGATCACATGAAACGCATGGGCGCTTCTGTCATTTCACAAGGAGATTTTTTAAACTATTTAGAACAAAATAAGCGCAATTCACTTGTAAGCGAAAACTGGTCAGAAGAATTTAGCAATTTCTACCAGGAATGGACTAATTTTAGGTATTAA
- a CDS encoding ATP-dependent Clp protease adaptor ClpS, with translation MMQNNPGTWEAIEEDVMVEDQLGSLSELIVYNDDVNTFDWVIESLMDICKHTFEQAEQLSMIVHFKGKAIVKTDSFNILRPMKDALCDRGLSAVIESIKV, from the coding sequence ATGATGCAAAATAATCCGGGAACCTGGGAAGCTATCGAAGAAGATGTAATGGTTGAAGATCAATTGGGAAGTCTTTCTGAATTGATTGTTTATAATGATGACGTAAATACATTTGATTGGGTAATTGAAAGTTTGATGGATATTTGTAAACATACCTTTGAGCAAGCTGAACAATTATCTATGATAGTTCATTTTAAAGGAAAAGCAATCGTTAAAACAGATAGTTTTAATATCTTAAGACCTATGAAAGATGCTTTGTGTGATCGGGGCCTTTCTGCAGTTATAGAATCCATCAAAGTATAA